The Lampris incognitus isolate fLamInc1 chromosome 17, fLamInc1.hap2, whole genome shotgun sequence genome contains a region encoding:
- the g6pc1a.2 gene encoding glucose-6-phosphatase catalytic subunit 1, translating into MLNAIMDAMQGFGVSTTHYLQTNYKDAQGLFLWVSWAADLRNTFFIFFPLWFHLRASVGIKLIWVAVIGDWLNLVFKWILFGERPYWWVHEAAYYANTVAPHIEQYPMTCETGPGSPSGHAMGAAGVYYTLVTSILAIMTSKRKNSNKKSTNNRWYLKAILWTVFWAVQVCVCLSRVFIAAHFPHQVIAGVITGMIVGEAFNRTQWIYNASMNKYFYTTLFLTSFAVGFYLLLKAVGVDLLWTLEKAQKWCVRAEWVHLDTTPFASLLRNMGTLFGLGLGLHSPLYTESKKSSSTLVKAGCIVSSLLLLHLFDSFKPPTHTAALFYLLSFCKSATVPLVTISIIPYCVNGALSLQNKKSL; encoded by the exons ATGCTTAATGCTATAATGGATGCCATGCAAGGTTTTGGGGTGAGCACAACCCACTACCTACAGACCAACTACAAGGATGCCCAGGGCTTGTTTCTCTGGGTCTCCTGGGCAGCAGACCTAAGGAACACCTTCTTCATTTTCTTTCCCCTTTGGTTTCACCTACGGGCTTCGGTGGGCATCAAACTCATCTGGGTGGCTGTGATTGGAGACTGGCTCAACCTAGTATTCAAGTG GATTCTGTTTGGCGAGAGACCTTACTGGTGGGTCCATGAGGCAGCTTACTACGCAAACACTGTCGCTCCTCACATTGAGCAGTACCCCATGACCTGCGAGACTGGGCCAG GCAGCCCGTCTGGCCACGCTATGGGAGCTGCCGGAGTCTATTACACCCTGGTAACCTCCATCCTGGCTATCATGACCAGCAAGAggaaaaacagcaacaaaaaatcCACCAACAACAGATG GTATTTGAAGGCGATTCTATGGACTGTATTCTGGGCAGTCcaggtttgtgtctgtctgtctagggtCTTCATTGCTGCCCACTTCCCCCACCAGGTCATTGCTGGAGTCATCACAG GCATGATCGTGGGTGAGGCCTTCAACAGGACTCAGTGGATCTACAATGCCAGCATGAACAAGTACTTCTACACCACCCTCTTCCTGACCTCCTTTGCTGTTGGCTTTTACCTGCTGCTGAAGGCTGTGGGTGTGGACCTGCTGTGGACCCTGGAGAAAGCCCAAAAATGGTGTGTTAGGGCAGAGTGGGTTCACCTGGACACCACCCCCTTTGCCAGCCTCCTGCGTAACATGGGCACGCTCTTCGGCCTGGGCCTGGGCCTACACTCGCCCCTCTACACCGAGTCCAAGAAGAGCAGCAGCACCCTAGTTAAGGCAGGGTGCATTGTCAGCTCTCTGCTTCTGCTGCACCTGTTTGACTCCTTCAAGCCCCCCACGCACACTGCAGCCCTTTTCTACCTGCTGTCCTTCTGCAAAAGTGCCACCGTTCCCCTGGTCACCATCAGCATCATCCCATACTGTGTCAATGGAGCTCTGAGCCTACAGAACAAGAAAAGCCTGTGA